In a single window of the Mesorhizobium shangrilense genome:
- a CDS encoding glutathione S-transferase family protein yields the protein MIDLYTWTTPNGRKVSILLEELGLPYRAIAVDITRDEQFAPDFLRISPNNKIPAIVDHDNGLTLMESGAILVYLAEKAGRLIPSSGEGRIRTLEWLNWQMGGFGPMLGQAHHFLKYNPGVSAYAEERFSTEARRLYGVLDRRLDGREFVADEYSIADIAIWPWVSRFEWQRIDLSAFPNVMRWYLSIAARPAVQRGYHVPLHVNDIPMPAE from the coding sequence ATGATCGATCTCTACACCTGGACGACGCCCAACGGGCGCAAGGTCTCGATCCTGCTCGAGGAACTCGGGCTGCCGTATAGGGCGATCGCTGTCGATATCACCCGGGACGAACAGTTCGCGCCGGATTTCCTGCGGATCAGCCCGAACAACAAGATCCCCGCCATCGTCGATCACGACAACGGCCTGACCCTGATGGAATCGGGGGCCATCCTCGTCTATCTCGCCGAGAAGGCCGGACGGCTCATCCCGTCGTCTGGCGAGGGTCGGATAAGAACGCTTGAATGGCTGAACTGGCAAATGGGCGGCTTCGGCCCGATGCTCGGCCAGGCGCACCATTTCCTCAAATACAATCCGGGCGTCTCGGCCTATGCCGAGGAGCGCTTCTCAACGGAGGCTCGGCGCCTTTACGGCGTGCTGGACCGCCGCCTTGACGGCCGCGAGTTCGTTGCCGACGAATATTCGATAGCGGATATTGCGATCTGGCCGTGGGTTTCCCGCTTCGAGTGGCAGCGGATCGATCTCAGCGCCTTCCCCAATGTGATGCGCTGGTATCTGTCGATCGCGGCACGGCCAGCCGTGCAGCGCGGCTATCACGTGCCGCTTCACGTCAACGACATACCCATGCCGGCAGAATGA
- a CDS encoding PLP-dependent aminotransferase family protein has translation MTPEPTAAAQQTVRFRSGLPDPLPVWNGLPRFNFIGGHNDPDAIPVEALAEASAAALRANGQSMALYNLGHGAFGFEGLRDEIARKLAETRSIEVSRAGILVTSGSGQGLDLVNGVLVEPGDTVVIEAFTYSGALGKARKLGAEVAGAPLDAGGLDVARLGDMLEAMAGRGVRPKYIYTIPTIQNPTGTILDLERRHRLVEIARHHRVPIFEDECYAELTFAEQAPPALCALAPESVIHIGSFSKTLAPALRIGYVVADPAILRQIAALKSDGGTGALDQMVVAEYLRGGYREHVRSLVDGLSSKLDVMLDAIHSEFGASVDVVRPAGGIFVWLRFPDGFDVRTLVAPAAKRGVVFNPGPEWACNPEDARNLMRLCFALPSADDIREGVAQLAEVCFETAGFPQHRANVARSR, from the coding sequence ATGACCCCCGAGCCCACCGCCGCCGCCCAGCAGACCGTCCGTTTCCGGAGCGGTCTGCCCGATCCGCTGCCGGTATGGAACGGCCTGCCACGCTTCAACTTCATCGGCGGGCACAACGACCCGGACGCCATTCCGGTCGAAGCGCTGGCGGAGGCCTCGGCGGCGGCGCTGAGGGCGAATGGGCAGTCGATGGCACTCTACAATCTCGGCCACGGGGCCTTCGGCTTCGAAGGACTGCGCGACGAGATTGCCCGCAAGCTCGCCGAGACGCGTAGCATCGAGGTCTCGCGCGCCGGCATTCTCGTCACGTCCGGCTCGGGTCAGGGCCTTGACCTCGTCAACGGCGTGCTGGTCGAACCCGGCGACACCGTCGTCATAGAGGCGTTCACCTATTCTGGCGCGCTTGGCAAGGCGCGCAAGCTCGGCGCCGAAGTGGCCGGCGCGCCGCTCGACGCCGGCGGCCTGGACGTCGCGCGGCTGGGCGACATGCTGGAGGCCATGGCCGGGCGGGGCGTCAGACCGAAATACATCTACACCATCCCGACGATCCAAAACCCGACCGGAACCATCCTCGATTTGGAGCGCAGGCATCGGCTGGTCGAGATCGCCCGCCATCACCGCGTTCCGATCTTCGAAGATGAATGCTATGCCGAGCTGACGTTCGCCGAGCAGGCGCCGCCGGCCCTTTGTGCGCTGGCGCCGGAATCGGTGATCCACATAGGATCGTTCTCCAAGACGCTCGCGCCGGCGCTGCGCATCGGCTACGTCGTGGCCGATCCGGCCATCCTGCGCCAGATCGCGGCCCTGAAGAGCGACGGCGGCACCGGCGCGCTTGACCAGATGGTGGTCGCGGAATACCTGCGAGGCGGCTATCGGGAGCACGTGCGCAGCCTCGTCGACGGGCTCTCGTCCAAGCTGGACGTGATGCTCGACGCGATCCACAGCGAGTTCGGCGCGTCGGTCGACGTCGTGCGGCCGGCCGGCGGCATCTTCGTGTGGCTGAGGTTTCCAGACGGCTTCGACGTGCGCACACTGGTCGCGCCGGCAGCCAAGCGTGGCGTCGTCTTCAACCCGGGGCCGGAGTGGGCCTGCAATCCCGAGGACGCCCGCAATCTCATGCGGCTGTGCTTCGCGCTGCCCAGCGCGGACGACATCCGCGAAGGTGTCGCGCAACTCGCCGAAGTCTGCTTCGAGACGGCGGGTTTCCCGCAGCACCGCGCCAACGTCGCAAGGAGCCGATGA
- a CDS encoding ABC transporter ATP-binding protein — MSTVDIRDVRKSYSNHEVIHGVSVHIPDGEFVALVGPSGCGKSTLLRMIAGLEEISDGEIAIGDRVVNDVAPKDRDIAMVFQNYALYPHMNVRDNMGFALRQRRTPKAEIQKRVAEAARILGLEQLLERKPRALSGGQRQRVAMGRAIVRQPNVFLFDEPLSNLDAKLRGEMRSELKELHQRLQTTTVYVTHDQIEAMTLADRVVVMNGGKVEQEGRPLELYDKPKSLFVAAFIGSPPMNFLEGGVEGGTDLMLDGGERLALPVAVPGDGRFTIGVRPEHFTLGAEGWPATVSVVEPTGSETQITARIAGHLVRVLIRGRTDVRPGETIHLGVHPSDLHVFDGRTGKRREIGM, encoded by the coding sequence ATGAGCACAGTCGACATCAGGGATGTCCGCAAGTCGTATTCGAACCATGAGGTCATCCACGGGGTTTCCGTCCATATCCCGGACGGCGAGTTCGTGGCGCTGGTGGGTCCGTCCGGCTGCGGAAAATCGACTCTTCTGCGGATGATCGCGGGACTGGAGGAAATTTCGGACGGCGAGATCGCCATCGGCGACCGCGTCGTCAACGACGTCGCGCCGAAGGATCGCGACATCGCGATGGTCTTCCAGAACTACGCGCTCTATCCGCACATGAACGTGCGCGACAACATGGGCTTCGCGCTGCGCCAGCGGCGCACGCCGAAGGCGGAGATCCAGAAGCGCGTCGCGGAGGCTGCGCGTATCCTCGGCCTCGAACAGCTGCTGGAGCGCAAGCCGCGCGCGCTTTCGGGTGGCCAGCGGCAGCGCGTCGCCATGGGCCGCGCCATCGTCCGCCAGCCGAATGTTTTCCTGTTCGACGAGCCGCTCTCCAATCTCGACGCCAAGCTGCGCGGCGAGATGCGTTCGGAGCTGAAGGAACTGCACCAGCGTCTGCAGACGACCACCGTCTACGTGACGCACGACCAGATCGAGGCGATGACGCTCGCCGACCGCGTCGTCGTCATGAACGGCGGCAAGGTCGAGCAGGAGGGTCGCCCCCTCGAGCTCTACGACAAGCCCAAGAGCCTCTTCGTCGCGGCCTTCATCGGCTCGCCGCCGATGAACTTCCTCGAAGGCGGCGTCGAAGGCGGGACCGACCTCATGCTCGACGGCGGCGAGCGCCTGGCGCTGCCCGTCGCGGTGCCTGGCGACGGCCGCTTCACGATCGGCGTGCGTCCCGAGCATTTCACGCTTGGCGCGGAAGGCTGGCCGGCGACCGTCTCGGTGGTCGAGCCGACCGGCTCGGAGACGCAGATCACGGCGCGCATCGCTGGCCACCTCGTGCGCGTCCTGATCCGTGGCCGCACCGATGTGAGGCCGGGCGAGACGATCCATCTCGGCGTCCATCCGAGCGATCTGCATGTCTTCGACGGCCGCACCGGCAAGCGGCGCGAGATCGGCATGTAG
- a CDS encoding DUF2804 domain-containing protein, which yields MVGGIRKTEREITAPVDLCRPDGTLNPAAVGWSRTPLHTANLKGWGRNKRFEYWCVTSPDFVVAINISHGDYRVTLAAFFLDLKTMETFSEAEIHWLPRGKVTPMPERSGSGPLTGTGDKMRISMEPNAEGTLLRAKTARMEVAIQAFEEPGHECMCVVVPWDNKRFQYTRKDNCMPATGTVRADGRTYELSNAYATLDHGRGRWPYSIVWNWASGSGVSRGREIGLQFGAKWTDGTPSTENSLRIDKRVEKISQELEWTYDRADWMKPWTIRGDRVDLKFTPVYDRYSNFDRLIVCSKEHQVFGWFDGSVVSESGERIPVERIFGWAEEVHRKW from the coding sequence ATGGTAGGCGGAATCCGCAAGACGGAGCGCGAGATCACTGCGCCCGTCGATCTTTGTCGGCCGGACGGCACGCTGAACCCGGCGGCGGTCGGCTGGTCGCGCACGCCGCTGCACACCGCCAATCTCAAGGGCTGGGGACGCAACAAGCGTTTCGAATACTGGTGCGTGACGTCGCCCGATTTCGTCGTGGCGATCAACATCTCGCATGGCGACTACCGCGTTACGCTCGCCGCCTTCTTCCTCGACCTGAAGACCATGGAGACGTTTTCGGAGGCCGAGATCCATTGGCTGCCGCGGGGCAAGGTAACGCCGATGCCGGAGCGGTCGGGCAGCGGCCCGTTGACCGGAACCGGCGACAAGATGCGCATCTCCATGGAGCCGAACGCCGAGGGCACGCTGCTCAGGGCGAAGACGGCGCGGATGGAGGTGGCCATCCAGGCGTTCGAGGAACCCGGGCACGAGTGCATGTGCGTCGTCGTCCCATGGGACAACAAGCGCTTCCAGTACACGCGCAAGGACAACTGCATGCCGGCCACTGGGACGGTCCGTGCGGACGGCCGCACCTACGAGCTGTCCAACGCCTATGCGACGCTCGATCATGGTCGCGGCCGCTGGCCCTATTCGATCGTCTGGAACTGGGCGTCGGGCAGCGGCGTCTCGCGCGGACGCGAGATCGGGCTGCAGTTCGGCGCGAAGTGGACGGACGGCACGCCGTCGACCGAGAACTCGCTGCGCATCGACAAGCGCGTCGAGAAGATCAGCCAGGAACTGGAGTGGACCTACGACCGCGCCGACTGGATGAAGCCGTGGACGATCCGCGGCGACCGCGTCGATCTCAAATTCACGCCGGTCTACGACCGCTACTCGAATTTCGACCGGCTGATCGTGTGCAGCAAGGAACACCAGGTCTTCGGCTGGTTCGACGGCTCGGTGGTCAGCGAGAGCGGCGAGCGGATTCCGGTGGAGCGCATCTTCGGCTGGGCCGAGGAAGTGCATCGCAAGTGGTGA
- a CDS encoding GntR family transcriptional regulator, producing MAQPHVYLTKSDVARRHIQGMILSGAVRSGDRITTREVSEALGISETPIREAIRSLASEGWLEVQTHVGAVVARFGGEQVQEIYALRGLIGGLAIEFGGPFYDAARLANIDANIEAAEVAVANSDVELYAKLNNEFHVLLCDTPASQWCFKILVNLRAQTSIQQGFAAVPARLPGSLAEHRLIRDAIRQQDFGRAAELVKQHEHAAGAALINALTAARDAFVEATE from the coding sequence ATGGCGCAACCGCACGTCTATCTGACCAAATCCGATGTGGCGCGGCGCCACATCCAGGGCATGATCCTGTCGGGCGCCGTGCGCTCCGGCGACCGCATCACGACGCGGGAGGTCTCCGAGGCGCTCGGCATCAGCGAGACGCCGATCCGCGAGGCGATCCGCAGCCTCGCCTCGGAAGGCTGGCTCGAGGTGCAGACGCATGTCGGCGCCGTGGTCGCCCGCTTCGGCGGCGAGCAGGTGCAGGAGATCTACGCCTTGCGCGGTCTCATCGGCGGGCTGGCGATCGAGTTTGGCGGCCCGTTCTACGACGCGGCGCGGTTGGCCAATATCGACGCCAACATCGAGGCCGCCGAGGTGGCCGTGGCGAACAGTGACGTCGAGCTCTATGCAAAGCTCAACAACGAGTTCCACGTCCTGCTTTGCGATACGCCTGCCTCGCAATGGTGCTTCAAGATACTGGTGAACCTGCGTGCGCAGACCTCGATCCAGCAGGGGTTCGCGGCGGTTCCGGCGCGGCTGCCGGGATCGCTTGCCGAGCACCGGCTGATCCGCGACGCGATCCGGCAGCAGGACTTCGGGCGCGCCGCCGAACTGGTCAAGCAACATGAGCACGCCGCCGGCGCGGCGCTCATCAACGCGCTGACAGCAGCGCGGGACGCCTTCGTGGAGGCCACGGAGTGA
- a CDS encoding carbohydrate ABC transporter permease, with translation MTAVTLQPARRRRKIKIGRHVRVALGVLACAIFLFPILWMVVTSFKDQRDIFTSPPVLFFTPTIEHYVTYLQRPDIQRRLINTVIVAIGSGVLSIIAGSMAGYALARIRLRGAGAIGALILLSRGVPPIALAVPMFLVARSLGITDQHITLILAYCTFLIPYVMWLMRGFFLALPKELEESAMLDGCSRFGAFFKIIVPISLPGIMSTLIFSMILAWEELLFALVLTNRNASTIPVAIQGIAGDTINGANWAALTAVGTITVLPVAVFALLVQKWLIQGLADGATKG, from the coding sequence TTGACCGCCGTCACGCTCCAGCCGGCCCGCCGCCGGCGCAAGATCAAGATCGGCCGCCATGTCCGCGTGGCGCTCGGCGTCCTCGCCTGCGCGATCTTCCTGTTCCCCATCCTTTGGATGGTCGTCACCTCGTTCAAGGACCAGCGCGACATCTTCACCTCGCCGCCGGTTCTGTTCTTCACGCCGACCATCGAGCACTATGTCACCTACCTGCAACGGCCGGATATCCAGCGCCGGCTGATCAACACGGTCATCGTCGCCATCGGTTCCGGCGTCCTGTCGATCATCGCCGGCTCGATGGCAGGCTACGCGCTCGCCCGCATCCGCCTGCGCGGTGCGGGTGCGATCGGCGCGCTGATCCTGCTGTCGCGCGGCGTGCCGCCGATCGCGCTCGCCGTGCCGATGTTCCTCGTCGCCCGCAGCCTCGGCATCACTGATCAGCACATCACGCTGATCCTTGCCTACTGTACCTTTCTCATCCCCTATGTGATGTGGCTGATGCGCGGCTTCTTCCTCGCCCTGCCGAAGGAACTCGAGGAATCGGCCATGCTCGACGGTTGCAGCCGCTTCGGCGCCTTCTTCAAGATCATCGTGCCGATCTCGCTGCCCGGCATCATGTCGACGCTCATCTTCAGCATGATCCTTGCCTGGGAGGAACTGCTGTTCGCCCTTGTGTTGACGAACCGCAATGCCTCGACCATTCCTGTCGCCATCCAGGGCATCGCCGGCGACACGATCAACGGTGCCAACTGGGCCGCCCTGACGGCGGTGGGGACGATCACCGTTCTTCCAGTCGCGGTCTTTGCGCTGCTCGTCCAGAAATGGCTCATCCAGGGCCTCGCTGACGGCGCGACCAAGGGATGA
- a CDS encoding carbohydrate ABC transporter permease — translation MTTELAIGARAARPRRSGWLADFASRWTFMLPATVILMAVLAYPIFYTIEISFSRFDLATFSAVEWVGWENYRHVLEDYRFWESMKVTLVYLVFALPLQIVLGFGIAFLINAEWRARGLVRALFIIPMVVAPVVAGGVWRMLLDPLWGMMNYVLGLVGIGPLDWFGDPNLAMAAIVIIDTWRWTPFVVLIATAALLALPKDVFEAAEIDGAGWWSTLWHVALPLLVPIIAATFIIRWLGAVKMFDIALAATYGGPGGATNVVNLFIYEEAFRSLRFAESAAMAVVVLVITMVLTAIFLRGSRKLEELY, via the coding sequence ATGACCACCGAACTTGCCATCGGGGCGCGCGCCGCGCGTCCCCGCCGATCCGGCTGGCTGGCCGATTTCGCATCGCGCTGGACCTTTATGCTGCCGGCAACGGTCATCCTCATGGCGGTCCTCGCCTATCCCATTTTCTACACGATCGAGATCAGCTTCTCGCGCTTCGACCTGGCTACCTTCAGCGCAGTCGAATGGGTCGGCTGGGAGAACTACCGGCATGTGCTGGAAGACTACCGCTTTTGGGAATCCATGAAGGTGACGCTCGTCTACCTGGTCTTCGCGCTGCCGCTTCAGATCGTGCTAGGCTTTGGCATCGCTTTTCTCATCAATGCCGAATGGCGCGCACGCGGCCTCGTCCGCGCCCTGTTCATCATCCCAATGGTCGTCGCTCCCGTCGTCGCGGGCGGCGTCTGGCGGATGCTTCTGGATCCGCTATGGGGAATGATGAACTACGTCCTGGGGCTGGTCGGAATCGGCCCGCTGGACTGGTTTGGCGATCCGAATCTCGCCATGGCCGCCATCGTCATCATCGACACCTGGCGCTGGACGCCGTTCGTCGTCCTGATCGCTACTGCCGCACTCCTGGCCTTGCCCAAGGATGTCTTCGAGGCCGCCGAGATCGACGGCGCTGGCTGGTGGTCGACGCTCTGGCACGTCGCGCTGCCGCTCCTGGTGCCGATCATCGCAGCCACCTTCATCATCCGCTGGTTGGGCGCCGTGAAGATGTTCGACATCGCGCTCGCCGCCACTTATGGCGGACCGGGCGGCGCCACCAACGTCGTCAACCTGTTCATTTACGAGGAAGCGTTCCGCTCGCTGCGCTTCGCCGAATCGGCCGCGATGGCGGTCGTCGTCCTCGTCATCACCATGGTCCTCACCGCCATTTTCCTGCGCGGCAGCCGCAAGCTGGAGGAACTTTATTGA